Sequence from the Myxococcales bacterium genome:
GAACCTTGCCCGCCGCAAACCACCCGTAGCCAGCCGTCACGCCTCGGTCCACGAGCTCAAAGAAGCGATACCCATAGCGCAGGCGCGAGAGCGTCCGCTGCGTCGAGGTCGTGCGCGAGACTCGTCCGTAGACGCCCGCCACGGCGCGGACGTCGTCGTGCTCGACGACGGAGAGTCCGCCGCGACCGACGCGCGGCAGTCGCGCGATGTCGCCCTCGAGAAGCGCGATGTCGTGGCGCTCGATGCCAGCGCTGGTCACGCTGGCCATCTGAGAGACGAGTCGTTCGGCGAAGCGGGCCCAACGCGCCGAGAACCGCGGCGCGAAGGGGTGAGGGGCGATCGTTCGGGCGAGGGCGGCGGGCGGCGACGAGCGGCGCGAGGGAGGACCCGACATGCCTCGCGACTAAGCACCGAACGTGCCGAACCGTCGCCAGAGCGCGGTGGGGGAACGTCCGGGGCGAAATCCGGTGGAACCAGCGCTTGCCATGAGGCTACGCCCGACCGAGGGGGCTCCGCCGATCCATGCCTTCGGGCGGAGGAAGGCGGGGTTCGAACGCTGGGGACGGAACCGCAGGCCTCGCTCGTCGCGGGGCGAACTCGAACCTGTCGACTTCAAGTGTCAGGCACTAGCCGCCGCTGACGCAGCGAATCGGAAAGCTTGCCGTCTGCAGTTGGTCAAAGAGATTGGCGCGACCGTTCTCCGTCTCGACCACCTGGGCCTTGTTCGGATTGCCGGTGACGGGGCTCGAGGTCCACATCGAACCGGTTGGGGTTCCGGGGAAGAGCGCGGTGTCGACGGCAGGGCTCGCCTTGGTCGTGTCAACGATGGACCAGAGCTCCTTGTAGCTAGGAAGGCGGTAACCACCGGCGCCGTCGATCGCGAGTCCGCTGCAGTAGGCCAGCGCCTGCGCCCACGTGTACGTCGACGGGGCCATGGCTCGTTGCCACTTGAGGCTCGTCCGACTATCGACGACGACGTTGCCGCTCGCCGCCACCGTGAAGCCACCGTTGACCAGGCTGCCGCGCACGCAGAGCGATGAGGCCGGCGAGCTCTGCGTGATGGACCTCAAGATCATCACGTTCCAGTTCAGGCCCAGCATGTACCCCAAGCCGAGGCCCGGCTCGACGCCGCTCGTCCAGATGCCCGTGTTCTGCTGCTGACCCGAGAAGACCGCCGGTGACAACCCCAGATTGCGACTCGAGTCGACGAGCGTGAGCGCCTCGAAGGGCGTCGGGAAGCGCCAGTCGCTGTACCCCGCGAAGGGAGCCTTGTTCAATTCGTCGCACCGAGCCTTCGCTTCGTCGCGCGTGAACGGCCCCGCGGCGAAGGCCTGCTCCCACATGAGGCCGCTCACCGGGTCGTAGACGGTGCCCCCGATCTTCGCGTACGTCGGCTTGTTCGCGGTGAAGTTTCCGTCTTGCCCCGCGTAAGGTTGTCCCGCCGCCGGGCACGCGACGAATGCCGCCCCGTTCGTGCAGAGTGCACTCTGCGAATCGGGCAAGTGCGCCGTGGGCGACTCGGGGGCACACGACCCCTCCTTGCAGAACGTGCGGCAGAGCTGGTCGCAGTCACCACAATGCGCGAGGCTCGTCAAACTGTCGACTTCGCAGCCGTCGTTCGCCAGCGTGTTGCAGTCTAGAAACTTGTCGACACATGCATCGCGTCGACACGCGCCAGCGCTGCAGGCGGCGGTGGCGTTGGGAAGTGCGCACGGCGTACACGTGTTGGCGCTACAGCCCGTGGACGGATCATCGAGCGGCACACATTGGTTGCCGCATACCTTCTGCCCGGCGTCGGCGCACTGGGGCCCTGCGTCACCAGCGTCAGCGAGCGCCGAATCCTTCGCCGCGTCCACGGCTGCACCATCGGTCGCTCCGGCGCCGTCGGCATCGAGCGTCGCGTCGCCGACGACTTGTGCGTCGCCGAGGCTCGTCGCATCCAAGCTTGTTGAATCGGAGAAGGCGTCCGGCGCCGCAACGTCGGGAGAGCCACCGCCTT
This genomic interval carries:
- a CDS encoding DUF1566 domain-containing protein — protein: MPTYRTRVVIPFLCAFGTVFACSGAEPAGSGPGAENPTAKSDSAGDVPDATSAEGGGSPDVAAPDAFSDSTSLDATSLGDAQVVGDATLDADGAGATDGAAVDAAKDSALADAGDAGPQCADAGQKVCGNQCVPLDDPSTGCSANTCTPCALPNATAACSAGACRRDACVDKFLDCNTLANDGCEVDSLTSLAHCGDCDQLCRTFCKEGSCAPESPTAHLPDSQSALCTNGAAFVACPAAGQPYAGQDGNFTANKPTYAKIGGTVYDPVSGLMWEQAFAAGPFTRDEAKARCDELNKAPFAGYSDWRFPTPFEALTLVDSSRNLGLSPAVFSGQQQNTGIWTSGVEPGLGLGYMLGLNWNVMILRSITQSSPASSLCVRGSLVNGGFTVAASGNVVVDSRTSLKWQRAMAPSTYTWAQALAYCSGLAIDGAGGYRLPSYKELWSIVDTTKASPAVDTALFPGTPTGSMWTSSPVTGNPNKAQVVETENGRANLFDQLQTASFPIRCVSGG